Proteins encoded within one genomic window of Microbacterium sp. LKL04:
- a CDS encoding glycoside hydrolase family 3 C-terminal domain-containing protein, which yields MTVDAFRRIDLPLTERSRDLLERLSREERIAMLHQAMPAVERLGIRPFHTGCEALHGLAWVGVATVFPQPVGLAATWDPEFVTRVGELVATEVRAKRASGADVDLNVWAPVVNTLRHPAWGRNEEGYSEDPHYTGQLGAAYSRGLRGDHPRVWKTVPSLKHFLAYSNETDRSATSSEMSPRTLHEEELPAFRPAIEQKVAGSMMLAYNRVNGVPAHTQPELVAEARSWSDESIAVVSDAGAPSFLVSIQRAQPDKIHGAAALVRSGMDSFTDDGPDPTPSLEAVRGALAQGLLTDDDVDAAVLRLLEMRIRTGEFDGGDDPYAAIGPDEIDTPAARELAREAVARQVVLLRNDAGVLPFAEPASVAVVGPMADVVLTDWYSGTTPYAVGIAQGVRERYPTAAVEVVTGADTVALRAASGYVTAAPEGVVDAVAAGRTDASLFDVTDWGDGILTLRSHASGRLLTGGAWPMRADAERVGGWVVQESFRRHVHEDGSWSLLHLGSGRWVRVVRDVGLLVAEGLILDDATRFEVETVRRGLEEVARAAAAADVVLVAVGNDPHLSGRETADRPHLLLPDAATDLWQAARSANPRSVLTIVSSFPYVLADAADAATVVWSSHAGQELGHGLLDVLSGDREPSGRLAQSWPAHPDQAGDLFDYDTQRQQATYRHQPAPYAFAFGHGLGYGAVVYEAVDVDAGAVTAPAPTLRHPALDPRADEQIVTARVRLANRSERAVEELVQVYSVAPELPIAAPRRLLLGYTRVRVEPGETQTAKVRFTVERLAVWDGEALRVQPGGYRLAAGPSADALDVSTILTVTD from the coding sequence GGGGCTCGCGGCGACGTGGGACCCCGAGTTCGTGACCCGAGTCGGCGAGCTCGTCGCGACGGAAGTCCGGGCCAAGCGCGCCTCGGGGGCGGACGTCGACCTCAACGTATGGGCGCCCGTGGTCAACACGCTCCGGCATCCCGCCTGGGGGCGCAATGAAGAGGGGTACTCCGAGGACCCGCACTACACGGGTCAGCTCGGCGCGGCCTACAGCCGCGGGCTCCGCGGCGACCACCCGCGCGTCTGGAAGACGGTGCCCTCTCTCAAGCACTTCCTCGCCTACAGCAACGAGACCGACCGGTCCGCGACGTCGTCCGAGATGTCGCCGCGCACGCTCCACGAAGAGGAGCTGCCGGCGTTCCGCCCGGCGATCGAGCAGAAGGTCGCCGGCAGCATGATGCTCGCCTACAACCGCGTGAACGGCGTGCCGGCGCACACGCAGCCCGAGCTGGTGGCCGAAGCCCGCAGCTGGAGCGACGAGTCGATCGCCGTCGTGTCGGATGCCGGTGCACCGAGCTTCCTCGTCTCGATCCAGCGCGCGCAGCCCGACAAGATCCACGGCGCCGCCGCCCTCGTGCGCAGCGGCATGGACTCGTTCACCGACGACGGACCCGACCCGACGCCGAGCCTCGAGGCCGTCCGAGGCGCCCTCGCACAGGGTCTGCTGACGGACGACGACGTGGATGCCGCGGTCCTGCGGCTCCTCGAGATGCGCATCCGCACCGGCGAGTTCGACGGCGGCGACGATCCGTACGCCGCGATCGGACCTGACGAGATCGACACGCCCGCCGCGCGCGAGCTCGCCCGCGAGGCGGTCGCCCGTCAGGTCGTGCTGCTGCGGAACGACGCCGGGGTGCTGCCGTTCGCCGAGCCCGCGTCGGTCGCCGTCGTCGGACCGATGGCGGATGTCGTCCTCACCGACTGGTACTCCGGCACTACGCCCTACGCCGTCGGCATCGCGCAGGGTGTGCGCGAGCGATACCCGACAGCCGCGGTCGAGGTCGTGACCGGCGCCGACACCGTCGCGCTCCGGGCCGCGTCGGGCTATGTCACCGCCGCGCCCGAGGGGGTCGTCGACGCCGTTGCGGCCGGCCGCACCGACGCGAGCCTGTTCGACGTCACGGACTGGGGCGACGGCATCCTGACCCTCCGTTCCCACGCGAGCGGACGCCTGCTCACCGGTGGTGCCTGGCCCATGCGGGCCGACGCCGAGCGGGTGGGCGGCTGGGTCGTGCAGGAGAGCTTCCGCCGGCACGTGCACGAGGACGGCTCTTGGTCGCTGCTGCACCTCGGCTCGGGCCGGTGGGTGCGCGTCGTCCGCGACGTGGGTCTGCTCGTGGCCGAGGGGCTCATCCTCGACGACGCCACGCGCTTCGAGGTCGAGACGGTCCGCCGCGGGCTGGAGGAGGTTGCGCGCGCCGCCGCGGCGGCCGACGTCGTCCTCGTCGCCGTGGGCAACGACCCGCACCTGTCCGGCCGCGAGACCGCCGACCGTCCTCACCTGCTGCTGCCGGACGCGGCGACGGACCTGTGGCAGGCGGCGCGCTCCGCCAACCCGCGGTCCGTGCTGACGATCGTCTCGAGCTTTCCGTACGTCCTCGCGGATGCCGCCGACGCGGCGACCGTCGTCTGGTCGAGTCACGCGGGGCAGGAACTCGGCCACGGCCTGCTCGACGTCCTGAGCGGCGACCGCGAGCCCTCAGGACGCCTCGCGCAGTCCTGGCCGGCGCACCCCGACCAGGCGGGCGACCTCTTCGACTACGACACGCAGCGCCAGCAGGCGACCTACCGGCATCAGCCCGCCCCGTACGCCTTCGCGTTCGGCCACGGTCTCGGCTACGGCGCCGTCGTCTACGAGGCCGTCGACGTGGATGCCGGAGCGGTGACGGCGCCCGCGCCCACCCTGCGGCATCCCGCCCTCGATCCTCGCGCCGACGAGCAGATCGTCACCGCGCGCGTCCGGCTCGCGAACCGGTCGGAGCGTGCCGTGGAGGAGCTCGTGCAGGTCTACTCCGTGGCTCCGGAGCTGCCGATCGCGGCGCCGCGCCGGCTGCTGCTCGGATACACCCGCGTGCGGGTCGAGCCGGGCGAGACGCAGACGGCGAAGGTGCGCTTCACGGTCGAGCGCCTCGCCGTGTGGGACGGCGAGGCGCTGCGGGTGCAACCGGGGGGCTACCGCCTCGCGGCGGGACCGTCGGCCGACGCCCTCGACGTGAGCACGATCCTCACCGTCACGGACTGA
- a CDS encoding glycoside hydrolase family 3 N-terminal domain-containing protein has protein sequence MTDLSSRASARVHDLLAQMTLEEKAAQLVGYWVDQGGEVVAPLADEMVTTTKYADATAHGLGHLTRVYGTRPVDPVERAAWLWEEQRRLRAETRLGIPAIVHEECLTGLAAWKAATYPTPLAWGASFDPELVAEMGAAIGDSMRELGIHQGLAPVLDVIRDPRWGRVDECIGEDPYLVGTVGTAYVRGLQSAGVDATLKHFVGYSGSQAARNHAPVHAGPREVADVLLPPFEMAIRDGGAASVMNSYAEIDGEPVAASAHYLDEVLRGRLGFSGPVVSDYFSVAFLQTTHGVAADLGEAAEVALRAGIDVELPTGDAFAAPMLERIRSGGMDAALLDAAVLRVLAQKERLGLLDETFETPPVEVDLDGPRHRDLARRLAAESVVLVSNDGTLPAASARRIALIGPNADSAEALMGCYSFVNHVLAHHPGTPHGIELPTVRDAFVAEYPDAEIAYARGCGVEDGDESGIGDAVDAAAAAEIAVVVVGDRAGLFGRGTVGEGNDVDDLELPGVQRQLVERVVATGTPVVLVILSGRPYAIGWALDGERPVAAALQSFFPGEEGADPIAGIVSGRLSPSGRLPVTLPRSAGAQPYSYLHPRLGGPIDVTSADPTPVRPFGHGLTYTTFVHEDLRAAASVAAGDTLEVSVFVRNTGERAGTDVVQLYAHDPVASLTRPVAQLMAYHRLELEPGESARVVFALPTARFAFTGRDGRRIVEAGRIDLWIGSSCEDRESVAAVEVTGEHVVTPDDARIVPVRVVADAELVSP, from the coding sequence ATGACCGATCTCTCCTCGCGGGCCTCGGCCCGCGTGCACGATCTGCTCGCGCAGATGACCCTCGAAGAGAAGGCCGCGCAGCTCGTCGGATACTGGGTGGACCAGGGCGGCGAGGTCGTCGCTCCCCTGGCCGACGAGATGGTGACGACGACGAAATACGCGGATGCCACGGCTCACGGCCTCGGCCATCTCACCCGTGTCTACGGCACGCGTCCCGTCGACCCGGTCGAGCGGGCGGCCTGGCTCTGGGAGGAGCAGCGGCGCCTGCGCGCCGAAACCCGGCTCGGGATCCCCGCGATCGTCCACGAGGAGTGCCTCACCGGCCTCGCCGCGTGGAAGGCGGCGACGTATCCGACTCCGCTCGCGTGGGGCGCATCGTTCGATCCGGAGCTGGTCGCCGAGATGGGCGCCGCGATCGGCGATTCGATGCGCGAGCTGGGCATCCACCAGGGGCTCGCCCCCGTGCTTGACGTCATCCGCGACCCCCGCTGGGGACGCGTCGACGAGTGCATCGGCGAAGACCCGTACCTCGTCGGAACGGTCGGGACGGCCTATGTGCGAGGCCTCCAGTCGGCGGGGGTCGACGCGACTCTCAAGCACTTCGTCGGGTACTCCGGGTCGCAGGCGGCGCGCAACCATGCCCCCGTGCACGCCGGCCCCCGCGAAGTCGCCGACGTGCTGCTGCCGCCGTTCGAGATGGCGATCCGCGACGGCGGCGCGGCATCCGTCATGAACTCGTACGCCGAGATCGACGGCGAGCCCGTCGCGGCGAGCGCGCACTACCTCGACGAGGTGCTGCGCGGCCGGCTCGGGTTCTCGGGCCCGGTCGTGTCGGACTACTTCTCGGTCGCCTTCCTGCAGACCACCCACGGGGTGGCCGCGGACCTCGGTGAGGCGGCGGAGGTGGCCCTGCGCGCCGGCATCGACGTCGAGCTGCCGACGGGTGACGCGTTCGCCGCCCCGATGCTCGAGCGCATCCGCTCGGGTGGGATGGATGCCGCGCTGCTGGATGCCGCCGTGCTCCGCGTCCTGGCGCAGAAGGAGCGACTCGGTCTGCTCGACGAGACGTTCGAGACGCCGCCGGTCGAGGTCGACCTCGACGGGCCGCGTCACCGCGACCTCGCGCGCAGGCTCGCGGCCGAGTCGGTCGTGCTCGTGAGCAACGACGGGACGCTGCCGGCGGCATCCGCTCGTCGTATCGCCCTCATCGGGCCGAACGCCGACTCGGCGGAGGCGCTCATGGGCTGCTATTCGTTCGTCAACCATGTGCTCGCGCACCACCCGGGCACACCGCACGGGATCGAACTCCCGACCGTCCGCGACGCGTTCGTCGCCGAGTATCCGGATGCCGAGATCGCCTACGCACGCGGCTGCGGTGTCGAGGACGGCGACGAGTCCGGCATCGGCGACGCGGTCGACGCCGCAGCGGCGGCGGAGATCGCCGTCGTGGTCGTCGGCGACCGCGCCGGCCTGTTCGGCCGCGGGACCGTCGGCGAGGGCAACGACGTTGACGACCTCGAACTGCCCGGCGTGCAACGGCAGCTCGTCGAGCGCGTCGTCGCGACCGGCACCCCCGTCGTGCTCGTGATCTTGTCGGGCCGCCCGTACGCGATCGGGTGGGCCCTCGACGGCGAGCGCCCCGTCGCCGCCGCACTGCAGTCCTTCTTCCCCGGCGAGGAGGGCGCCGACCCGATCGCGGGAATCGTCTCGGGACGGCTGTCGCCGTCGGGCCGACTCCCCGTGACCCTGCCGCGGTCGGCGGGCGCCCAGCCCTACAGCTATCTGCACCCGCGGCTGGGCGGACCGATCGACGTGACGAGCGCCGACCCGACCCCGGTGCGTCCGTTCGGGCACGGGCTGACCTACACGACGTTCGTGCACGAGGATCTGCGGGCGGCCGCGTCGGTCGCCGCCGGCGACACCCTCGAGGTCTCGGTCTTTGTCCGCAACACCGGCGAGCGTGCGGGTACCGATGTCGTCCAGCTCTACGCGCACGACCCGGTCGCGAGCCTCACGCGCCCCGTCGCGCAGCTGATGGCCTACCACCGCCTCGAGCTCGAACCGGGCGAGAGCGCGCGCGTCGTGTTCGCGCTGCCGACGGCGCGCTTCGCGTTCACGGGGCGCGACGGCCGCCGCATCGTCGAGGCGGGACGGATCGACCTCTGGATCGGCTCGTCGTGCGAGGACCGCGAGAGCGTCGCCGCCGTCGAGGTGACCGGCGAGCACGTCGTCACACCCGACGACGCCCGGATCGTCCCCGTGCGCGTCGTGGCGGACGCCGAGCTCGTCAGTCCGTGA
- a CDS encoding carbohydrate ABC transporter permease has translation MTLVTAPPADVRPRRAPREKLPWGSPVVYFVALAVIALMLGPVIYIIIGGFRSNSAITVDPAGFPDPWNVENYVGVITSGQFWGQVGNSTFVALATTIGAVALGIAASYVIARYSFTGRGFLYALFASGLMFPITVAITPLYIVIRSLGLMNTLPGIILPQIAFALPTTIIILVPFLRAIPDEIQEAASIDGCSRLGFFWRMVLPLAVPGVITVGILAFIGSWNAYLLPLFILNNESQFTLPLGVQAFSSQYSVDTARVLAFTSLSMLPALLFFSLFERRIVGGLTGAVKG, from the coding sequence ATGACCCTCGTCACGGCACCGCCCGCCGACGTCCGTCCGCGCCGTGCGCCGCGGGAGAAGCTGCCGTGGGGCTCCCCCGTCGTCTACTTCGTCGCCCTCGCGGTCATCGCGCTCATGCTCGGCCCGGTGATCTACATCATCATCGGAGGGTTCCGCTCGAACTCCGCGATCACGGTCGACCCAGCAGGGTTCCCCGACCCGTGGAACGTCGAGAACTACGTCGGCGTCATCACGAGCGGCCAGTTCTGGGGACAGGTCGGCAACTCGACGTTCGTCGCCCTCGCCACCACGATCGGCGCCGTCGCCCTCGGCATCGCCGCCAGCTACGTGATCGCCCGGTACAGCTTCACGGGTCGCGGATTCCTCTACGCCCTGTTCGCGTCGGGCCTCATGTTCCCGATCACCGTCGCGATCACGCCGCTGTACATCGTGATCCGGTCACTCGGGCTGATGAACACCCTGCCGGGCATCATCCTCCCGCAGATCGCGTTCGCCCTGCCGACGACGATCATCATCCTCGTCCCGTTCCTGCGGGCGATCCCCGACGAAATCCAGGAGGCCGCGTCGATCGACGGCTGCAGCCGCCTCGGCTTCTTCTGGCGGATGGTGCTGCCGTTGGCCGTACCCGGTGTCATCACCGTCGGCATCCTCGCCTTCATCGGCAGCTGGAACGCATACCTGCTGCCGCTGTTCATCCTCAACAACGAGTCGCAGTTCACCCTCCCGCTGGGCGTGCAGGCGTTCTCGTCGCAGTACTCCGTCGACACGGCGCGCGTGCTCGCGTTCACCTCGCTGTCGATGCTCCCCGCTCTGCTGTTCTTCAGCCTGTTCGAGCGGCGCATCGTCGGCGGTCTCACCGGAGCCGTGAAGGGCTGA
- a CDS encoding carbohydrate ABC transporter permease, translated as MSVSDTPALAAHAGGGDSSPPARPRSRRRRGLGWSGRLEVLLLAGPAVVFFVGFVVLPVLMAAYYGFFRWSGFGPATDFVGLKNYITIFSDPNFQSALLHNAFIVVMSLVLQGPIAILLALLLNRKMRGQSVIRVLIFVPYVIAEVVVGTGFSLLLSTNGAANGVLEKLGLGGLTQDWLADPSIAIWTLMAILTWKYVGFAVILFLAGLQGIPEELYEAAAIDGASYWQIQRQIALPLLAPTLRIWAFLSIIGALQLFDLVYIIWGQYVSSVAGTNTMAIYMVVTGRNAGNFGYGNAVAVVIFVISLIVALIYQRSVLRRDTAGAITERGVQ; from the coding sequence ATGTCCGTCTCGGACACCCCTGCTCTCGCGGCGCACGCCGGGGGCGGCGACTCGTCGCCCCCGGCCCGGCCGCGGTCCCGCCGCCGGCGGGGCCTCGGCTGGTCGGGGCGGCTGGAGGTCCTCCTCCTCGCCGGACCCGCCGTCGTGTTCTTCGTCGGGTTCGTGGTCCTGCCGGTCCTGATGGCCGCCTACTACGGCTTCTTCCGGTGGTCGGGGTTCGGGCCTGCCACCGACTTCGTCGGGCTGAAGAACTACATCACGATCTTCAGCGACCCGAACTTCCAGAGCGCTCTGCTGCACAACGCCTTCATCGTCGTCATGTCGCTCGTCCTGCAGGGGCCGATCGCGATCCTGTTGGCGCTGCTCCTCAACCGCAAGATGCGGGGACAGTCCGTCATCCGCGTCCTCATCTTCGTGCCCTACGTCATCGCCGAGGTCGTCGTCGGCACGGGGTTCAGCCTGCTGCTGTCGACGAACGGCGCCGCGAACGGCGTGCTCGAGAAGCTCGGCCTCGGCGGGCTCACACAGGACTGGCTCGCCGACCCGTCGATCGCGATCTGGACGCTCATGGCGATCCTCACCTGGAAGTACGTCGGCTTCGCCGTCATCCTCTTCCTCGCGGGACTCCAGGGGATCCCCGAGGAGCTCTACGAGGCGGCCGCCATCGACGGCGCGTCGTACTGGCAGATCCAGCGGCAAATCGCACTCCCCCTGCTCGCACCCACCCTGCGCATCTGGGCGTTCCTGTCGATCATCGGCGCCCTGCAGCTGTTCGACCTCGTCTACATCATCTGGGGCCAGTACGTCTCGTCGGTCGCCGGCACCAACACGATGGCGATCTACATGGTCGTGACCGGCCGCAACGCCGGCAACTTCGGCTACGGCAACGCGGTCGCCGTCGTCATCTTCGTCATCTCGCTCATCGTCGCGCTGATCTACCAGCGCTCCGTGCTCCGCCGCGACACCGCGGGGGCCATCACAGAGAGGGGCGTGCAGTGA
- a CDS encoding ABC transporter substrate-binding protein: MAGLAAVAAATLALSACSGDNGGGSGDGTVEMTLWQNSTTGPGQQFWKDAIAAFEKENDGVTITMQSVQNEDMDGKLQTALNAGDPPDIFLQRGGGKMTAMANAGQLMDLTDLISDDIRGEISEGSFAAETYQDKVWAMPLSVLPGGFFYSQDAFDAAGISDTPTTIDDLKSSVEALKGTGIAPIALGAKDAWPAAHWYYFFAIRECSPKVIEETGDSKDFSDECWTRAAEDLTDFAAIEPFNDGFLTTAAQQGAGSSAGLVANRKAAMELMGAWDPGVIASLTPDEKPLPDLAWFPFPEISGGDGEPGSMMGGVDGYSCAAQAPKECADFLNFIAGSEQQTKYYEAFQSPPVNSVAQEAVTEPYLQQILEAYNSAPFVSQWLDTVLGQNVGNALNVAVVDMLAGGSDPQKFIAAVNAAGAQG, encoded by the coding sequence ATGGCGGGGCTCGCGGCGGTAGCCGCAGCGACCCTCGCGCTCAGCGCCTGTTCGGGCGACAACGGCGGCGGCAGCGGCGACGGCACCGTCGAGATGACGCTGTGGCAGAACTCGACGACCGGCCCGGGCCAGCAGTTCTGGAAGGACGCGATCGCCGCCTTCGAGAAGGAGAACGACGGCGTCACGATCACCATGCAGTCCGTCCAGAACGAGGACATGGACGGCAAGCTGCAGACCGCCCTCAACGCGGGCGACCCGCCCGACATCTTCCTGCAGCGCGGCGGCGGCAAGATGACCGCGATGGCGAACGCGGGCCAGCTGATGGACCTGACGGACCTCATCTCCGACGACATCCGCGGTGAGATCTCCGAGGGCTCCTTCGCCGCCGAGACCTACCAGGACAAGGTCTGGGCGATGCCACTGTCGGTCCTCCCGGGCGGCTTCTTCTACAGCCAGGACGCCTTCGACGCGGCAGGCATCTCCGACACCCCCACGACGATCGACGACCTGAAGAGCTCCGTCGAAGCGCTGAAGGGCACCGGCATCGCGCCCATCGCCCTCGGCGCGAAGGATGCGTGGCCCGCCGCGCACTGGTACTACTTCTTCGCCATTCGCGAGTGCAGCCCGAAGGTGATCGAAGAGACGGGCGACTCGAAGGACTTCAGCGACGAGTGCTGGACGCGCGCGGCCGAGGACCTCACGGACTTCGCCGCGATCGAGCCCTTCAACGACGGCTTCCTCACCACCGCCGCACAGCAGGGCGCCGGCAGCTCGGCAGGCCTCGTCGCCAACCGCAAGGCCGCGATGGAGCTCATGGGTGCGTGGGACCCGGGCGTGATCGCCTCGCTGACGCCCGACGAGAAGCCGCTCCCCGACCTCGCCTGGTTCCCGTTCCCCGAGATCTCGGGCGGTGACGGCGAACCCGGTTCGATGATGGGTGGCGTCGACGGCTACTCATGCGCCGCACAGGCGCCCAAGGAGTGCGCCGACTTCCTGAACTTCATCGCCGGCTCCGAGCAGCAGACGAAGTACTACGAGGCGTTCCAGTCGCCGCCGGTCAACTCCGTCGCGCAGGAGGCCGTGACCGAGCCCTACCTGCAGCAGATCCTCGAGGCGTACAACAGCGCCCCGTTCGTCTCGCAGTGGCTCGACACCGTCCTCGGCCAGAACGTCGGCAACGCGCTGAACGTCGCCGTCGTCGACATGCTCGCCGGGGGCAGCGACCCGCAGAAGTTCATCGCCGCCGTGAACGCCGCCGGCGCGCAGGGCTGA
- a CDS encoding LacI family DNA-binding transcriptional regulator, with protein sequence MPPASNVFENVFHGATLRRMRSRATIHDVAAAAGVSVATVSKAVNGRYGVAPATVQRVLTAVEELGYESSLVASSMRARQTGVVGVLVADFEPFSAEVLKGVGAALRDSRLDLLAYSGSRAVSSDGWERRSLSRLSGTLVDGVIMVTPTVVNVTAEVPVVAIDPHTGPADLPTVESDSFAGARHAVAYLVSLGHRRIGFVAGRPDLRSSMLREGGYRRALEDARIPFDPGLVGVGRYVEDISREAATRLLRRPDRPTAVFAANDVSALTVIRVAHEHGLSVPDDLSVVGFDDVPDASQAVPALTTVRQPMQRLGAEAVTMLLELMGGGAPAATHLRLPTALVPRATTAPPPPD encoded by the coding sequence TTGCCGCCGGCGTCAAACGTTTTCGAAAATGTTTTCCATGGCGCTACGCTTCGACGCATGCGAAGCCGCGCCACGATTCACGACGTCGCCGCCGCGGCGGGCGTCTCGGTCGCGACCGTGTCGAAAGCCGTCAACGGTCGGTACGGCGTCGCCCCGGCGACGGTGCAGCGAGTACTCACCGCCGTCGAGGAACTCGGCTACGAGTCGAGCCTCGTCGCGAGCAGCATGCGGGCGCGTCAGACCGGTGTCGTGGGCGTCCTCGTCGCCGACTTCGAGCCCTTCTCCGCCGAGGTCCTCAAGGGGGTGGGCGCGGCTCTGCGAGACTCGCGCCTCGACCTGCTCGCCTACAGCGGGTCGCGGGCGGTCTCGAGCGACGGGTGGGAGCGGCGTTCGCTCAGCCGGCTCAGCGGCACCCTCGTCGACGGGGTCATCATGGTGACGCCCACGGTCGTGAACGTCACGGCTGAGGTTCCCGTGGTCGCGATCGATCCGCACACGGGACCGGCGGATCTCCCCACCGTCGAGTCCGACAGCTTCGCCGGCGCCCGGCACGCGGTCGCCTACCTCGTCTCGCTCGGGCACCGGCGCATCGGCTTCGTCGCGGGGCGTCCCGATCTGCGATCGTCGATGCTGCGCGAGGGCGGCTATCGGCGGGCGCTCGAGGACGCCCGCATCCCGTTCGATCCGGGACTCGTCGGCGTCGGACGCTACGTCGAGGACATCTCACGCGAGGCGGCGACGCGGTTGCTGCGACGCCCCGATCGACCCACCGCCGTGTTCGCCGCCAACGACGTCTCGGCGCTCACGGTGATCCGCGTCGCGCACGAGCACGGACTGTCGGTGCCCGACGATCTTTCGGTCGTGGGTTTCGACGACGTTCCGGATGCCTCGCAGGCGGTGCCCGCGCTGACGACCGTCCGTCAGCCCATGCAGCGCCTCGGCGCCGAAGCGGTCACGATGCTGCTGGAGCTCATGGGCGGGGGTGCGCCCGCCGCCACCCACCTGCGACTGCCCACGGCGCTCGTGCCCCGGGCGACGACCGCGCCGCCTCCGCCCGATTGA
- a CDS encoding GTP pyrophosphokinase, with the protein MSTPLEEQQITVSASSLRSMRDEFQRFLMEYRFGLQEIETKISILREEFHEMHDYNPIEHVSSRVKSPDSLVEKIQRRGIDPDFDSVRAHITDIAGIRITCSFVNDVYRLFDLLSAQDDITVREVEDYIATPKGNGYKSLHAILEVPVYLSTGRVDVPVEVQFRTIAMDFWASLEHKIYYKYERQVPDNLLGQLKDAADAAAELDARMTRLHQQIRGAGAVSPTHLV; encoded by the coding sequence ATGTCCACTCCGCTCGAAGAGCAGCAGATCACGGTCTCCGCCTCCTCCCTCCGCAGCATGCGCGACGAGTTCCAGCGTTTCCTCATGGAGTACCGGTTCGGGCTGCAGGAGATCGAGACGAAGATCTCGATCCTCCGCGAGGAGTTCCACGAGATGCACGACTACAACCCGATCGAGCACGTCTCGAGCCGCGTGAAGTCGCCCGACAGTCTCGTCGAGAAGATCCAGCGCCGCGGCATCGATCCCGATTTCGATTCCGTTCGAGCGCACATCACCGACATCGCCGGCATCCGCATCACCTGCAGTTTCGTGAACGACGTGTACCGCCTGTTCGACCTGCTGAGCGCGCAGGACGACATCACCGTGCGCGAGGTCGAGGACTACATCGCGACCCCCAAGGGCAACGGCTACAAGAGTCTGCACGCAATCCTCGAGGTGCCGGTCTACCTCTCGACCGGGCGCGTGGACGTGCCGGTCGAGGTGCAGTTCCGCACGATCGCGATGGACTTCTGGGCGAGCCTGGAGCACAAGATCTACTACAAGTACGAGCGTCAGGTCCCCGACAATCTGCTCGGACAGCTGAAGGACGCCGCCGACGCCGCCGCCGAGCTCGACGCCCGGATGACCCGCCTGCACCAGCAGATCCGCGGCGCCGGAGCGGTGTCGCCGACGCACCTCGTCTGA
- a CDS encoding glutaminase, with protein sequence MASVTGLLQAARERLAGSPRERLGEWAANRRILGIGRAPRIVPVTEAWHVGALLLGDGRVFATGEVLRARHDAIRGYTAEAQRARSERAAAAARGGFAEGEVLHLGWTEMDADAVDRGESSGILSLVNGVPHIAWSHTGPPRPLADYLDDMLSLR encoded by the coding sequence GTGGCATCCGTCACCGGCCTGCTGCAGGCGGCACGCGAGCGCCTGGCCGGCTCGCCGCGCGAGCGGCTGGGGGAATGGGCGGCGAACCGTCGCATCCTGGGCATCGGGCGGGCGCCCCGGATCGTGCCCGTGACAGAGGCGTGGCATGTCGGGGCGCTGCTGCTCGGCGACGGGCGCGTGTTCGCGACCGGGGAGGTGCTCCGCGCGCGGCACGACGCGATCCGCGGGTACACCGCCGAGGCGCAGCGGGCGCGGTCGGAACGGGCTGCCGCGGCCGCCCGGGGCGGGTTCGCCGAGGGCGAGGTGCTGCACCTCGGCTGGACCGAGATGGATGCCGACGCCGTCGACCGCGGCGAGAGCTCGGGCATCCTCTCGCTCGTGAACGGCGTGCCGCACATCGCGTGGAGCCACACCGGCCCGCCGCGACCCCTCGCGGACTACCTCGACGACATGCTGTCCCTGCGCTGA